One stretch of Chryseobacterium fluminis DNA includes these proteins:
- a CDS encoding GLPGLI family protein, translating to MKNIFFFLLGTVMFFSQNNRFIYEVKYKKDSTSKEITRENYYLDITKEDIAYYNRLIYISDSTYSATGRYPLKGNRLTSFLIKKNKSPIYQNYEYIGDANYYKLTEEPKQQWIITDSIKNSNSFQVQKAVAEFGGRSWIAWFTRDIPIPYGPYKFNGLPGLIMELYDTRKDYCFKVIKSEKILNDYQRYSLNASISRAIPVTQKDLNKLRLDLYSNPFKYAFNGVLTIPEGKKLQLDDGTVLSKEQLKPAEANERKKLKSFNNPIELDTAVKYP from the coding sequence ATGAAAAACATATTTTTTTTCCTGCTGGGAACGGTTATGTTCTTTTCTCAGAATAACAGGTTCATCTACGAAGTGAAATATAAGAAAGATTCAACATCAAAAGAGATCACAAGGGAAAATTACTATCTGGATATTACAAAAGAAGATATCGCCTATTATAACAGACTGATTTATATCAGCGATTCGACATATAGTGCTACAGGCCGATATCCGTTAAAAGGGAACAGGCTCACATCGTTTCTCATCAAAAAAAACAAAAGCCCCATCTATCAAAACTATGAATATATCGGGGATGCAAACTATTATAAATTAACAGAAGAACCAAAACAACAATGGATTATTACAGACAGTATAAAAAATTCAAATAGTTTTCAGGTTCAAAAAGCAGTTGCAGAGTTTGGAGGGAGAAGCTGGATTGCCTGGTTCACCCGCGATATCCCAATTCCTTATGGACCTTATAAGTTTAACGGGTTGCCGGGATTAATTATGGAATTATACGATACCAGAAAGGACTACTGTTTTAAGGTGATTAAAAGTGAAAAAATACTGAATGATTACCAGCGTTATTCATTAAATGCCTCTATATCCAGGGCAATACCCGTAACTCAGAAAGATTTAAACAAATTAAGGCTGGACCTCTATTCTAATCCCTTTAAATATGCATTCAATGGAGTATTAACGATACCGGAAGGAAAAAAACTGCAATTGGATGACGGTACGGTACTCTCTAAAGAGCAACTGAAGCCTGCCGAAGCCAATGAAAGGAAAAAATTGAAATCTTTTAATAACCCGATAGAATTGGACACAGCCGTGAAATATCCGTAG
- a CDS encoding GLPGLI family protein, translating into MKKILFLFFLGTQLLLAQNKRFIYQYTYVPDSTNITSALTELMYLDITDQKSLFYSQNKYAEDSTSIAEAKKGQFYIPNANVFYRVEKIKDKVFFLTSDYGVENLRVEDNRRMMWNILPDKKSIGEYKAQKAVTDFGGRKWIAWFTVDIPLQDGPYKFAGLPGLIIKIEDATQNHSYQLVGVRSIDHQTQYPALNSGTKELVLNQKDFNKLFKRYRNDPASSIKQLYIQGKLPDHTDTSGKFRTGAEIVREVEQLVKERLKKDNNIIEIDLLK; encoded by the coding sequence ATGAAAAAAATATTATTTCTATTCTTTTTAGGTACGCAACTACTCTTGGCTCAGAATAAGAGGTTTATTTATCAGTATACTTATGTTCCTGATTCAACAAATATAACTTCTGCTTTAACGGAATTAATGTATTTAGACATTACTGATCAGAAATCTTTATTTTACAGTCAGAATAAATATGCTGAAGACTCCACTTCAATTGCTGAGGCAAAAAAAGGGCAGTTCTATATTCCCAATGCCAATGTTTTTTATAGAGTTGAAAAAATAAAAGATAAAGTCTTCTTTTTAACCAGTGATTACGGAGTGGAAAATCTCAGGGTTGAAGATAACAGGAGAATGATGTGGAATATATTACCTGATAAAAAAAGTATCGGAGAATATAAGGCACAAAAAGCAGTAACAGATTTTGGAGGAAGAAAATGGATAGCGTGGTTTACTGTAGATATACCTCTACAGGACGGACCCTATAAATTTGCCGGACTGCCGGGGCTTATTATAAAAATAGAAGATGCCACTCAAAATCACTCCTATCAATTGGTGGGAGTCAGAAGTATAGATCACCAAACCCAATATCCTGCGTTGAATTCAGGAACAAAAGAATTAGTCCTGAACCAGAAGGATTTTAATAAACTGTTCAAACGATATAGAAATGATCCCGCAAGTAGTATAAAACAACTTTATATACAAGGGAAATTACCTGATCATACAGATACCTCAGGAAAATTCCGGACAGGGGCCGAAATCGTGAGAGAGGTTGAGCAACTGGTAAAAGAAAGATTAAAAAAAGATAATAATATTATTGAGATTGATTTGCTGAAGTAA